From Brevibacillus marinus, a single genomic window includes:
- the secY gene encoding preprotein translocase subunit SecY has protein sequence MLGSLSNIFKIGDLRRKVIFTLLMLVVFRIGSFVPVPNVNVELLKQAGESSNFLGLLNTFSGGALANFSIFAMGIMPYITASIIMQLLSMDVVPKFTQWAREGEVGRRKIAQVTRYGTILLGLIQSVGMTIGFNRMYPGLLTDDSIGSYALISLTLTAGTAFLMWLGEQITEKGIGNGISIIIMAGIVAAIPGGITTILTTQFADAGNQLFFTIVKLVIILLVIVALIVGVIYIQQAVRKIPVQYAKRVVGRKMYGGQSTHIPLKVNSAGVIPVIFAISLVIFPATVASFWADNSGQGVANWIYQNFQINSPLGMTLYAILIIGFTYFYTFVQINPVQMAENMRKNGGYIPGIRPGKATEVYITRTLNRLTLVGALFLTIISILPFFFSALADLPASIYIGGTSLLIVIGVSLDTMKQIEGQMIKRHYKGFIK, from the coding sequence ATGTTAGGGAGCCTCTCCAACATCTTTAAAATAGGCGACTTGCGTCGGAAGGTGATCTTCACCCTTTTGATGCTGGTCGTCTTCCGAATTGGCAGTTTTGTGCCCGTTCCCAACGTAAACGTGGAGTTGCTCAAGCAGGCGGGAGAAAGCAGCAACTTTCTCGGTTTGTTAAACACGTTTTCCGGAGGGGCCTTAGCCAACTTCTCCATTTTTGCGATGGGAATCATGCCGTACATTACGGCATCGATCATCATGCAGCTGCTCTCGATGGACGTAGTGCCCAAGTTTACGCAGTGGGCGCGCGAAGGGGAAGTCGGCCGGCGCAAGATCGCGCAGGTGACACGCTACGGTACGATTCTCCTGGGACTGATCCAATCGGTGGGGATGACGATCGGGTTTAACCGGATGTATCCGGGCTTGCTGACGGATGATTCCATCGGCAGCTACGCCCTGATTTCCCTTACCTTGACCGCGGGTACCGCATTTTTGATGTGGCTGGGTGAGCAGATCACGGAAAAAGGGATTGGCAACGGGATTTCCATTATCATCATGGCCGGTATCGTTGCCGCGATTCCCGGAGGCATCACGACGATCCTGACGACGCAGTTTGCGGATGCCGGCAACCAGTTGTTCTTTACGATCGTCAAACTGGTGATCATCCTGCTGGTAATCGTGGCGCTGATCGTCGGCGTGATCTACATCCAACAGGCGGTCCGCAAAATTCCGGTGCAGTACGCAAAACGAGTGGTTGGCCGCAAAATGTACGGCGGACAGTCCACGCACATTCCATTGAAGGTTAACTCTGCTGGTGTCATACCCGTCATCTTTGCCATCTCGCTGGTTATCTTTCCGGCGACTGTCGCAAGTTTTTGGGCGGATAACTCTGGTCAAGGTGTGGCCAACTGGATCTACCAGAACTTCCAGATCAACTCGCCGCTTGGTATGACACTGTACGCCATCTTGATCATCGGGTTTACCTACTTCTACACGTTCGTACAGATCAATCCCGTTCAAATGGCGGAAAACATGCGCAAAAACGGCGGATATATTCCGGGAATACGTCCCGGCAAAGCTACCGAGGTGTACATTACCCGTACGCTCAACCGCCTCACTCTGGTAGGCGCGTTGTTCCTGACCATCATCTCGATTCTGCCGTTCTTCTTCAGCGCGTTGGCTGATTTGCCGGCATCGATTTACATCGGGGGTACATCCCTGCTGATCGTAATCGGGGTTTCACTGGACACCATGAAGCAGATCGAGGGCCAGATGATCAAACGTCACTACAAAGGCTTTATTAAATGA
- a CDS encoding adenylate kinase encodes MNIILMGLPGAGKGTQAERIVEEFQIPHVSTGDMFRAAVKNETKLGLEAKSYMDQGLLVPDEITIGIVRERLGNDDCKNGFLLDGFPRTVPQAEALTETLKEMGQSIDHVINIQVSRDVLIQRLTGRWICPVCGSSYHTLFHPPKEAGICDKDGGKLYQRDDDKSEVVTQRLDVNIAQAQPLIDYYAQQGLLRNIDGEQEIDAVFAEIASILRG; translated from the coding sequence GTGAATATCATACTCATGGGACTGCCAGGTGCAGGCAAAGGTACGCAGGCCGAACGGATTGTGGAAGAGTTTCAAATCCCGCACGTTTCCACCGGCGATATGTTTCGCGCCGCGGTCAAAAATGAGACCAAGCTGGGGCTGGAGGCCAAATCTTACATGGATCAGGGGCTGCTGGTTCCCGACGAGATCACGATAGGTATTGTGCGGGAGAGGCTCGGCAATGATGATTGTAAAAACGGGTTTCTGCTCGACGGATTTCCACGCACCGTGCCGCAGGCCGAAGCTTTGACCGAGACCCTGAAAGAGATGGGGCAAAGCATCGACCACGTGATCAACATCCAAGTGAGCCGGGATGTACTGATTCAGCGGTTGACCGGGCGATGGATCTGTCCTGTGTGCGGAAGCAGTTACCACACACTGTTTCATCCACCGAAGGAAGCCGGGATTTGCGACAAGGATGGCGGTAAACTGTACCAGCGAGACGATGATAAATCCGAAGTGGTGACCCAGCGTCTTGATGTCAACATCGCGCAGGCTCAACCCCTGATCGATTACTACGCTCAACAAGGGCTGTTGCGCAACATCGATGGTGAACAAGAGATCGACGCAGTGTTTGCGGAAATAGCCTCGATTTTGCGAGGGTAG
- the map gene encoding type I methionyl aminopeptidase encodes MIILKSAAELEIMREAGRIVALTHQELAKAIKPGVTTKELDELAETFIRSKGAIPSFKGYGGFPGSICASVNEELVHGIPGKRTLQEGDIISIDVGAQFQGYHGDSAWTYAVGAISEEDRLLLRVTEESLYQGLNQAAPGKRLSDISHAVQAYVEAHGFTIVREYVGHGVGRELHEDPQIPNYGPPGRGPRLKPGMVLAIEPMVNAGERYVRTLEDNWTVVTVDGKKCAHFEHTIAITEDGYEILTKP; translated from the coding sequence ATGATTATTCTCAAATCGGCGGCAGAGCTGGAGATCATGCGCGAGGCGGGGCGCATCGTCGCCTTGACGCATCAGGAGCTGGCAAAAGCGATTAAACCGGGTGTTACCACCAAAGAGCTGGACGAACTGGCTGAGACATTCATTCGCAGTAAGGGAGCCATTCCTTCTTTTAAAGGCTATGGTGGCTTTCCAGGTAGTATCTGTGCTTCAGTCAACGAAGAACTCGTACATGGAATCCCAGGCAAGCGGACGTTGCAGGAGGGAGACATCATCAGCATCGATGTGGGGGCCCAGTTTCAAGGGTACCATGGAGATTCCGCCTGGACGTACGCAGTCGGCGCGATATCCGAAGAAGATCGCCTGTTGTTGAGAGTAACAGAAGAGTCGCTTTACCAGGGGCTGAATCAGGCAGCTCCCGGAAAACGCCTTTCCGATATCTCTCACGCGGTGCAAGCATATGTCGAGGCGCACGGGTTCACGATCGTACGCGAATACGTGGGGCATGGCGTTGGACGTGAACTGCACGAGGACCCACAGATCCCCAATTACGGGCCTCCGGGCAGAGGGCCGCGGCTCAAACCGGGGATGGTACTGGCGATCGAGCCGATGGTAAACGCCGGTGAACGTTATGTCCGAACGCTGGAGGACAATTGGACGGTCGTGACGGTCGACGGTAAAAAGTGTGCACATTTCGAACACACCATCGCGATAACGGAAGATGGGTATGAGATCTTGACAAAGCCTTAG
- the infA gene encoding translation initiation factor IF-1, with amino-acid sequence MAKDDVIEVEGTVIEPLPNAMFRVELENGHKVLAHVSGKIRMHFIRILPGDRVTVELSPYDLTRGRITYRYK; translated from the coding sequence ATGGCCAAAGACGATGTCATTGAAGTAGAAGGAACGGTTATCGAACCGCTGCCGAATGCGATGTTCCGGGTCGAATTGGAGAACGGGCACAAAGTGCTGGCTCATGTATCCGGCAAGATTCGCATGCACTTTATCCGTATTTTGCCGGGAGATCGGGTAACGGTCGAACTGTCGCCATACGATCTGACCCGCGGCAGAATTACCTATCGCTATAAATGA
- the rpmJ gene encoding 50S ribosomal protein L36, which produces MKVRPSVKPICEKCKVIRRKGNVMVICENPKHKQKQG; this is translated from the coding sequence ATGAAAGTGAGACCTTCGGTGAAGCCGATTTGCGAAAAATGCAAAGTCATTCGCCGCAAAGGAAATGTCATGGTGATTTGCGAGAATCCGAAACACAAGCAAAAACAAGGATAA
- the rpsM gene encoding 30S ribosomal protein S13 encodes MARIAGVDLPREKRVEIALTYIYGIGRSTSQRILAATGVNPDTRVRDLTEDEVSRLRDYIDKNVKVEGDLRREVSLNIKRLMEIGCYRGIRHRRGLPVRGQRTKTNARTRKGPRRTVANKKK; translated from the coding sequence ATGGCACGTATTGCAGGCGTTGACTTGCCTCGTGAAAAGCGTGTGGAAATCGCTCTGACCTACATTTACGGGATTGGTCGTTCCACGTCTCAACGGATCCTGGCAGCGACCGGTGTAAATCCGGACACGCGGGTTCGCGATCTGACGGAAGACGAAGTGAGCAGACTTCGCGACTATATTGACAAGAACGTAAAAGTAGAAGGGGATCTTCGCCGCGAAGTTTCCCTGAACATCAAGCGGCTGATGGAAATCGGCTGCTACCGGGGAATCCGCCATCGCCGCGGGCTGCCGGTTCGCGGTCAACGGACGAAAACAAACGCACGTACGCGCAAAGGTCCGCGCCGTACGGTAGCAAACAAGAAAAAGTAA
- the rpsK gene encoding 30S ribosomal protein S11 produces the protein MAKRKQATATRTRRRDRKNVEVGVAHIRSSFNNTIVTITDPHGNTISWSSAGALGFKGSRKSTPYAAQMAAEAAAKAAMEHGMRACEVLVKGPGAGREAAIRSLQAAGLEVNMIKDVTPIPHNGCRPPKRRRV, from the coding sequence ATGGCGAAAAGAAAACAAGCGACTGCAACTCGTACCCGTCGTCGTGATCGTAAAAATGTGGAAGTCGGTGTGGCCCACATCCGCTCTTCGTTTAACAATACGATTGTTACCATCACGGACCCGCACGGCAACACCATCTCGTGGTCCAGTGCCGGCGCCCTCGGTTTCAAAGGTTCTCGGAAAAGCACACCGTATGCAGCGCAGATGGCTGCGGAAGCTGCAGCCAAAGCAGCGATGGAGCACGGCATGCGCGCCTGCGAAGTGCTCGTAAAAGGGCCTGGCGCAGGGCGTGAAGCGGCTATTCGCTCTCTGCAAGCGGCTGGTTTGGAAGTTAACATGATCAAAGATGTTACCCCAATCCCGCACAACGGTTGCCGTCCACCAAAACGTCGCCGCGTGTAG
- a CDS encoding DNA-directed RNA polymerase subunit alpha, with the protein MIEIEKPRIEVVEVSDDNTYGKFVVEPLERGYGTTLGNSLRRILLSSLPGAAVTSVQIDGVLHEFSTVEGVVEDVTELILNIKGLALKIHSDEEKVLEIDAEGEGVVKAGDIRADSDVEILNPDLHIATLASGGRLHIRMTAGRGRGYVQADGNKTEDQPIGVIPIDSIYTPIKRVNYQVENTRVGQMTNYDKLTLEVWTNGSISPEEAVSLGAKIMTEHLNLFVGLTDEAKDAEIMVEKEEDKKEKVLEMTIEELDLSVRSYNCLKRAGINTVQELTQKSEEDMMKVRNLGRKSLEEVQEKLAELGLSLRSDD; encoded by the coding sequence ATGATAGAAATAGAAAAACCGAGAATCGAGGTTGTGGAAGTTAGCGACGATAACACGTACGGAAAGTTCGTCGTTGAACCCCTTGAGCGTGGTTACGGTACAACCCTTGGCAATTCGCTCAGACGAATACTCCTATCCTCGCTGCCGGGCGCAGCCGTTACTTCCGTACAAATTGATGGTGTGCTGCACGAATTCTCCACAGTAGAGGGCGTCGTCGAAGACGTTACCGAGCTGATTCTCAACATCAAGGGTCTTGCGCTGAAGATCCACTCGGATGAAGAGAAGGTTCTGGAGATTGACGCAGAAGGAGAAGGAGTCGTCAAGGCGGGGGATATTCGAGCTGATAGTGATGTGGAGATCTTAAACCCGGATCTGCACATCGCCACATTGGCAAGCGGCGGTCGTCTGCACATTCGCATGACAGCCGGACGCGGACGTGGATATGTTCAAGCGGACGGTAACAAAACGGAAGACCAGCCGATCGGCGTGATTCCGATTGACTCGATCTATACGCCGATCAAACGAGTGAACTACCAAGTAGAAAACACTCGCGTCGGCCAGATGACGAACTACGACAAACTGACTCTGGAAGTCTGGACGAATGGCAGTATCAGTCCGGAAGAGGCAGTGAGTCTGGGAGCAAAAATCATGACCGAGCATCTCAATCTGTTCGTCGGCTTGACTGACGAAGCAAAAGATGCGGAGATCATGGTGGAAAAAGAAGAGGACAAGAAAGAAAAAGTTCTCGAGATGACCATCGAAGAACTGGATCTTTCTGTCCGTTCCTACAACTGCTTGAAACGTGCCGGCATCAACACGGTTCAAGAGTTGACCCAAAAGTCGGAAGAAGACATGATGAAAGTGCGCAACCTTGGCCGTAAATCGCTGGAGGAAGTGCAGGAAAAGCTGGCCGAGCTGGGGCTTTCACTGCGCAGCGACGACTAA
- the rplQ gene encoding 50S ribosomal protein L17 yields the protein MAYRKLGRRTSARKALFRDLVTDLIINERIETTESKAKELRAIADKMITLAKRGDLHARRQVAAFVRKEVATEEGKDAVQKLFNEIAPRYAERNGGYTRILKAGPRRGDAAPMAYVELVE from the coding sequence ATGGCTTACCGGAAATTAGGACGCAGAACTTCTGCTCGCAAAGCGCTGTTCCGCGACTTGGTGACAGATCTGATCATTAACGAGCGGATCGAAACAACGGAATCGAAAGCAAAGGAACTGCGTGCGATCGCAGATAAAATGATTACCTTGGCCAAACGGGGTGACCTGCACGCTCGCCGTCAGGTGGCTGCTTTCGTGCGCAAAGAAGTTGCGACGGAAGAAGGAAAAGACGCGGTGCAAAAATTGTTTAACGAGATTGCGCCTCGTTATGCCGAGCGTAACGGCGGATATACCCGTATTCTCAAAGCAGGTCCTCGCCGTGGCGACGCTGCACCGATGGCTTATGTGGAACTCGTAGAATAG
- a CDS encoding energy-coupling factor transporter ATPase, whose translation MNQSAAVVASGVSFRYGEGEQPDAPLILRQLDLTIRRGSFVSIIGPNGSGKSTLAKLLNVLLVPREGVLIVCGVDTSQEEMIWEVRRQVGMVFQNPDNQIVAPTVEDDVAFGLENLGTDPEEMELRIAEALRLVQMEEHAGEQPHRLSGGQKQRVAIAGIIAMRPAVIIFDEATAMLDPKGRREVIALAHRLHREEGITVINITHFPEETVDTDRVIVMHQGTVYADGTPAEVFADPERLRQIGLDVPYSVRLRHELVKHGIKLPHVLHQDELVEELCRLLLKT comes from the coding sequence GTGAACCAGTCAGCTGCGGTTGTGGCAAGCGGTGTGTCGTTTCGGTACGGAGAAGGGGAGCAACCGGACGCTCCGCTCATTTTGCGGCAGCTTGATCTGACGATCCGGCGGGGCTCGTTTGTGTCGATCATCGGACCCAACGGTTCCGGCAAGTCGACATTGGCCAAGCTGCTGAATGTTTTGCTGGTGCCCCGTGAAGGGGTGCTGATTGTCTGCGGGGTCGATACGAGTCAGGAAGAGATGATCTGGGAAGTTCGCCGGCAGGTTGGGATGGTGTTTCAGAACCCGGATAATCAAATCGTCGCTCCGACCGTAGAAGATGATGTCGCGTTCGGGCTGGAAAACCTGGGGACTGACCCGGAGGAGATGGAGCTGCGCATCGCGGAAGCGCTCCGCCTGGTCCAGATGGAGGAACATGCCGGCGAACAACCTCACCGCCTCTCGGGCGGGCAGAAGCAGCGGGTTGCGATTGCGGGAATCATCGCCATGCGCCCCGCCGTGATCATCTTTGACGAGGCCACGGCGATGCTTGACCCCAAGGGGAGACGGGAAGTGATTGCGCTTGCGCACCGCCTTCACCGGGAAGAAGGGATAACGGTGATCAACATTACGCACTTTCCCGAGGAGACAGTGGATACCGACCGGGTAATCGTCATGCACCAGGGAACGGTTTACGCCGACGGCACGCCGGCGGAGGTGTTCGCTGACCCTGAGCGGCTGCGGCAAATCGGCCTGGACGTTCCGTATTCCGTCCGCTTGCGGCACGAATTGGTCAAGCACGGCATCAAGCTGCCCCATGTACTGCATCAGGACGAGTTGGTGGAGGAACTATGCAGATTGCTTTTGAAAACGTGA
- a CDS encoding energy-coupling factor transporter ATPase, whose protein sequence is MQIAFENVSYVYGKGTPFEKQALSDVSLTIPAGTYVGIIGHTGSGKSTLIQHLNGLLKPSSGVIRVGDWSITPDTKRTLELRKRVGLVFQYPEHQLFEETVLQDVAFGPRNMGLPEELALLRAREALETVGLPAAQWQDRSPFQLSGGQMRRVAIAGVLAMQPKVLVLDEPTAGLDPAGRKEILEAIYRIHKEQKMTTILVTHSMEEAARFADQLIVMAGGRVVMQGTPAEVFSEGERLLELSLDVPESVSLIRKLNARLPADKQLPRDLYREEAVVAYLLQRLAGVKEESP, encoded by the coding sequence ATGCAGATTGCTTTTGAAAACGTGAGCTATGTCTACGGCAAGGGTACTCCTTTTGAAAAACAGGCGCTGAGCGATGTCTCGCTGACCATACCGGCCGGCACGTATGTCGGGATTATCGGGCATACGGGATCGGGGAAGTCTACCTTGATCCAGCATTTGAATGGACTGTTAAAGCCGTCTTCGGGCGTGATCCGCGTAGGCGACTGGAGCATAACGCCGGATACCAAACGCACCCTCGAGCTGCGCAAACGGGTGGGCCTGGTCTTTCAATACCCGGAACACCAGTTGTTTGAAGAGACGGTGCTGCAAGATGTCGCCTTTGGTCCTCGCAATATGGGGCTGCCGGAAGAGCTGGCGCTGCTTCGCGCCCGCGAAGCGCTGGAGACGGTCGGGCTTCCGGCTGCGCAGTGGCAGGATCGTTCCCCCTTCCAATTGAGCGGCGGTCAGATGCGGCGGGTGGCCATCGCCGGCGTCCTGGCCATGCAGCCGAAAGTTCTCGTGCTGGATGAACCGACAGCCGGGCTGGATCCGGCGGGACGCAAGGAGATTCTGGAGGCGATCTACCGCATCCACAAAGAACAGAAGATGACGACAATTTTGGTAACGCACAGTATGGAAGAAGCGGCGCGCTTTGCCGATCAGCTGATCGTGATGGCAGGCGGGCGGGTCGTCATGCAGGGAACTCCGGCAGAAGTGTTCAGCGAAGGGGAGCGGCTGCTGGAGCTGTCGCTTGATGTGCCGGAAAGCGTTTCCCTGATTCGCAAGCTGAACGCGCGGCTTCCCGCGGACAAGCAGCTTCCGCGCGACCTGTATCGCGAAGAGGCGGTCGTTGCATACCTGCTGCAGCGGT